Proteins from one Pyrobaculum neutrophilum V24Sta genomic window:
- a CDS encoding METTL5 family protein, protein MPPRSKKELEIFVESIPAFEKPKLRLEQYPTDAAVVAAAVWDAHMRGLLDDVLDLGCGTGRFALAAAAMGARRVLCLDVDPEALAAAKKAAESRGLESVDFLAAAAPALPLARRFKTAFQNPPFGIWSGRGTDIAFLHAAAEHAEVVYTIHKLPTLDYVREAAARLGRRLEVLERAVLNIKPTYRHHRKRIHKVEVFLALVY, encoded by the coding sequence GTGCCCCCGCGGAGCAAGAAGGAGCTGGAGATTTTCGTCGAGTCCATCCCCGCCTTCGAGAAGCCGAAGCTGAGGCTGGAGCAGTACCCCACAGACGCGGCGGTGGTGGCGGCCGCCGTCTGGGACGCCCACATGAGGGGCCTCCTAGACGACGTCCTGGACTTGGGCTGCGGGACGGGGAGGTTCGCCCTGGCGGCCGCGGCCATGGGCGCCCGCCGCGTCCTATGCCTAGACGTGGACCCGGAGGCCCTCGCCGCGGCGAAGAAAGCCGCAGAGAGCCGCGGGCTGGAGTCGGTGGACTTCCTCGCGGCGGCCGCCCCCGCCCTGCCCCTGGCCAGGAGGTTCAAGACGGCCTTCCAGAACCCTCCCTTCGGCATATGGAGCGGCAGGGGGACAGACATCGCCTTCCTACACGCCGCGGCGGAGCACGCGGAGGTTGTCTACACCATACACAAGCTCCCCACCCTGGACTACGTCAGGGAGGCCGCGGCGAGGCTGGGGAGGAGGCTGGAGGTGCTGGAGAGGGCCGTCTTGAACATAAAGCCCACCTACAGGCACCACAGAAAGAGGATACACAAGGTGGAGGTCTTCCTAGCCCTCGTCTACTGA
- a CDS encoding ATP-binding cassette domain-containing protein: protein MEAVKAEGLVKRYGDVVALDGVSFSVGRGEVFGLLGPNGAGKTTTIKILTGLTKPTAGRAWVAGFDVVEQGLEVKRRIGWISSEVILDDDLTAWENLEIQARLMGVRGWRERAAELLKAFGIYEAAGRPVGKFSTGMRKRLEVAMALLHGPEVLFMDEPTVGLDVGARLGFWEVVRQINREFGVTVLLTTHYMEEAESLCRRIAILNRGRIAALGAPDELKAKYGVDVIELEVPGPVDLAKLSRFGEAAAADGKVVVKVANAEEVLADVVKAVEGVKAVRVRKTSLETVFINLTGATFEGEHIDVKKLYMKIRRARR from the coding sequence GTGGAGGCGGTAAAGGCGGAGGGGCTCGTGAAGAGGTACGGCGACGTTGTGGCCCTAGACGGCGTGTCCTTCTCCGTCGGCAGGGGGGAGGTCTTCGGCCTCCTCGGCCCAAACGGCGCTGGGAAAACCACCACGATAAAGATCCTCACAGGCTTGACCAAGCCAACGGCGGGCAGGGCCTGGGTCGCCGGCTTCGACGTCGTGGAGCAGGGGCTGGAGGTCAAGAGGAGGATCGGCTGGATATCCTCGGAGGTCATCCTAGACGACGACCTCACGGCTTGGGAGAACCTGGAGATCCAGGCCAGGCTCATGGGGGTGAGGGGGTGGAGGGAGAGGGCGGCCGAGCTACTGAAGGCCTTCGGGATATATGAGGCGGCGGGGAGGCCCGTAGGCAAGTTCTCGACGGGCATGAGGAAGAGGCTGGAGGTGGCCATGGCCCTCCTCCACGGCCCCGAGGTCCTCTTCATGGACGAGCCCACCGTCGGCCTAGACGTGGGGGCCCGCCTCGGCTTCTGGGAGGTGGTTAGGCAGATAAACAGGGAGTTCGGCGTAACCGTCCTCCTCACGACGCACTACATGGAGGAGGCCGAGTCCCTGTGCCGCAGGATAGCCATCCTCAACAGGGGGAGGATAGCGGCGCTGGGGGCGCCCGACGAGCTCAAGGCGAAATACGGCGTAGACGTCATAGAGCTGGAGGTGCCGGGGCCCGTGGACCTCGCCAAGCTCAGCCGCTTTGGCGAAGCCGCGGCGGCGGACGGCAAGGTGGTGGTCAAGGTGGCCAACGCCGAGGAGGTGCTGGCCGACGTGGTCAAGGCGGTGGAGGGGGTCAAGGCCGTGCGGGTGAGGAAGACCAGCCTCGAGACCGTCTTCATAAACCTGACGGGGGCCACCTTCGAGGGGGAGCACATAGACGTGAAAAAGCTATATATGAAGATCCGCCGGGCCAGGAGATGA
- a CDS encoding AAA family ATPase, which produces MDVIRIYGRERELSLLRRLREPFLAVVYGRRRIGKTALVLKFLEGRPHLYLFVNPRKPPRLLLEEYGEAVKRAAGLPPYVRFQSWEELFDALFSLRGYVVAFDEFQWFLEAAPEVPYILQKMWDVRREKPSFIVTGSVVGMVKRLVAESGSPLFGRADLVLELGELPPSAVFQWLGDMGVSGEEALRLYLLFGGVPYYYRLAERWGVRTAEEAVRALVAGEGAPLRDEVERVLAESLGGQYRTHLAILDAVAGGATKLEQIASHAGVKATSLPPYMHELTDVLHVLERRRGRRTYYELRDRFYAFWLRAIYRRRETTPEHRLADEAAAALEDFYPWAFEALVRDVIPHLYPVPKATREVVAVRSGGRRVHVEVDAFARNEEERLAVLAEAKWGRADPAQILPKLRAAAQALVPPGWRVKYAIFAREFARGAEEADLIDLQTLIQKLKNI; this is translated from the coding sequence ATGGACGTAATAAGGATCTACGGCCGGGAGAGGGAGCTGTCTCTCCTTAGGCGCTTGAGGGAGCCCTTCCTGGCGGTGGTATACGGCAGGAGGAGGATCGGCAAGACGGCCCTCGTGCTCAAGTTCCTAGAGGGGAGGCCCCACCTCTACCTCTTCGTCAACCCCAGGAAGCCCCCTAGGCTCCTCCTGGAGGAGTACGGAGAGGCCGTCAAAAGGGCGGCCGGCCTCCCCCCCTACGTTAGATTCCAGAGCTGGGAGGAGCTGTTCGACGCCCTCTTCAGCCTGAGGGGGTACGTGGTGGCCTTCGACGAGTTCCAGTGGTTTCTGGAGGCGGCTCCTGAGGTCCCGTACATACTGCAGAAGATGTGGGACGTCAGACGGGAGAAGCCGTCCTTCATAGTGACGGGGTCTGTGGTGGGGATGGTGAAGAGGCTCGTGGCCGAGTCGGGCTCGCCCCTCTTCGGAAGAGCCGACCTGGTGCTGGAGCTGGGAGAGCTACCCCCCTCTGCCGTCTTCCAGTGGCTGGGGGACATGGGCGTGTCGGGGGAGGAGGCCCTTAGGCTGTACCTCCTCTTCGGCGGCGTCCCCTACTACTACAGGCTGGCCGAGAGGTGGGGGGTGAGGACAGCCGAGGAGGCCGTGAGGGCGCTGGTGGCGGGCGAGGGGGCGCCCCTCCGCGACGAGGTGGAGAGAGTCCTCGCCGAGTCGCTCGGGGGGCAGTACAGAACCCACCTCGCCATATTAGACGCTGTGGCTGGGGGCGCCACCAAGCTGGAGCAGATCGCCTCACACGCCGGGGTGAAGGCCACATCCCTCCCCCCCTACATGCACGAGCTCACCGACGTCTTACACGTCCTAGAGCGCAGGAGGGGCAGGAGGACCTACTACGAGCTGAGGGACAGGTTCTACGCCTTCTGGCTGAGGGCCATCTACCGCAGGAGGGAGACGACGCCGGAGCACAGGCTGGCCGACGAGGCCGCCGCCGCCCTGGAGGACTTCTACCCCTGGGCCTTCGAGGCGCTGGTGCGAGACGTCATCCCCCACCTCTACCCGGTCCCCAAAGCCACGAGGGAGGTGGTGGCCGTGAGGTCCGGGGGTAGGCGCGTCCATGTGGAGGTGGACGCCTTCGCCAGAAACGAAGAGGAGAGGCTGGCCGTCCTGGCCGAGGCCAAGTGGGGCCGCGCCGACCCGGCCCAGATACTGCCGAAGCTGAGAGCCGCCGCCCAGGCGCTGGTGCCCCCCGGCTGGCGGGTAAAATACGCCATATTCGCCAGGGAGTTCGCGCGGGGCGCCGAGGAGGCCGACCTCATAGACCTCCAGACCCTAATCCAGAAGCTGAAAAACATATAG
- a CDS encoding helix-turn-helix domain-containing protein has protein sequence MRYLLAAIAVAAFAASLSIAFPRLAPLVLRISAIALLAIAALWLIEYIAARPPPLAQRILKTLRARGPLTAGELARELNADPTEVAEALQYLLEKGLVRRYRVGEEEYFE, from the coding sequence ATGAGGTACCTGCTGGCGGCCATCGCCGTAGCCGCCTTCGCTGCATCCCTCTCCATAGCCTTCCCCAGGCTAGCCCCCCTGGTCCTCCGCATATCCGCCATCGCGCTGTTGGCCATAGCCGCTTTGTGGCTCATCGAGTATATAGCCGCGAGGCCGCCGCCCCTCGCCCAGAGGATACTCAAGACCCTAAGGGCGAGAGGCCCCCTAACCGCCGGAGAGCTGGCAAGGGAGCTAAACGCCGACCCGACGGAGGTGGCGGAGGCCCTCCAGTACCTTCTGGAGAAGGGGCTTGTGAGGAGGTACAGAGTGGGGGAGGAGGAGTATTTCGAGTGA
- a CDS encoding TrpB-like pyridoxal phosphate-dependent enzyme — protein sequence MGVRAPQEEWMVPRRWYNIVPDLPKPLPPYLKPNGEPVRPEEFEVLFARELVRQEFSQERWIPVPPPVRDVYLLWRPTPLLRARRLEELLKTPARIYYKFEGVSPPGSHKPNTAVAQLYYVSKEGAGRVTTETGAGQWGSSVAFAASLFGVKATVYMVRASYGQKPYRRVLMELWGAEVVPSPSDRTEAGRRFLAEDPNHPGSLGIAISEAVEDAVKTGAKYVLGSVLNHVLIHQTVIGLEAAEQIRYFGDYPDYVVGACGGGSSFSGLFWPFYHEKRVGKAERDVKFVAVEPVAVPTLTRGEYIYDLGDTAGLTPLIKMYSVGHGYKPPPIHAGGLRYHGCAPTLSLLVAEGEVSAVAYRQREVFEAARLFAQAEGVVPAPESAHAVKAAVELALQAKREGRPVTILFNMSGHGLLDLAAYDEYMRGVLQDVEPTAEEIMANIARAKALLRQ from the coding sequence ATGGGCGTGAGGGCTCCGCAGGAGGAGTGGATGGTCCCCCGCCGGTGGTACAACATCGTCCCCGATCTGCCCAAGCCCCTGCCGCCGTATCTTAAGCCTAACGGCGAGCCGGTGAGGCCGGAGGAGTTCGAGGTGTTGTTTGCGAGGGAGCTGGTTAGGCAGGAGTTCTCCCAGGAGAGGTGGATCCCGGTGCCGCCCCCCGTGAGAGACGTGTACCTCCTCTGGCGGCCGACGCCGCTTCTGAGGGCGAGGAGGCTGGAGGAGCTCCTCAAGACGCCGGCGAGGATCTACTACAAGTTCGAGGGGGTTTCGCCGCCGGGGAGCCACAAGCCGAACACGGCGGTGGCCCAGCTGTACTACGTATCGAAGGAGGGGGCGGGGAGGGTCACCACCGAGACTGGGGCGGGGCAGTGGGGCTCCTCGGTGGCCTTCGCCGCCTCTCTATTCGGCGTGAAGGCCACCGTCTACATGGTCAGGGCGTCCTACGGCCAGAAGCCCTACAGGAGGGTCCTCATGGAGCTGTGGGGGGCGGAGGTGGTGCCCAGCCCCAGCGACAGGACCGAGGCCGGGAGGAGGTTCCTGGCCGAGGACCCCAACCACCCGGGGTCGCTGGGGATAGCCATCTCGGAGGCTGTGGAAGACGCCGTGAAGACGGGGGCGAAGTACGTCCTCGGCTCGGTCCTCAACCACGTACTTATCCACCAGACGGTTATAGGCCTCGAGGCGGCTGAGCAGATCAGGTACTTCGGCGACTACCCAGACTACGTGGTGGGGGCCTGCGGAGGCGGCAGCTCCTTCTCGGGCCTCTTCTGGCCTTTCTACCACGAGAAGAGGGTGGGGAAGGCCGAGAGGGATGTGAAGTTCGTGGCGGTGGAGCCCGTGGCGGTCCCCACCTTGACCAGGGGGGAGTACATATACGACCTGGGGGACACGGCCGGCTTGACGCCCTTGATCAAGATGTACTCCGTGGGCCACGGCTACAAGCCGCCTCCCATACACGCGGGTGGTCTGAGGTACCACGGCTGCGCGCCCACCCTCTCCCTGCTCGTGGCGGAGGGGGAGGTCTCCGCGGTGGCCTACAGGCAGAGGGAGGTTTTCGAGGCGGCGAGGCTGTTCGCCCAGGCGGAGGGGGTGGTGCCTGCGCCCGAGTCGGCCCACGCCGTGAAAGCCGCCGTGGAGCTGGCTCTGCAGGCCAAGAGGGAGGGGAGGCCCGTCACGATCCTCTTCAACATGTCGGGCCACGGCCTCCTGGATCTGGCGGCTTACGACGAGTACATGAGGGGGGTTCTGCAGGACGTGGAGCCGACTGCGGAGGAGATTATGGCGAACATCGCCAGAGCTAAGGCCCTTCTCCGTCAGTAG
- a CDS encoding prohibitin family protein, protein MAYIPVEVGRPPKIPKRAAAAFAVASVALVAAAVVLALSVYTLPAGVVAVVVDPVSGTISKPVIGPALGFKAPWAYVIKDTYAIEVIEFVQRERASGRWTFTAPEVLTKDGVTVTVEMVIRYRIKPERFDEIVKKFPAVDYDDKVLVPKARQLIRDVISKVSLDYLIENRDVIAKQIEQQYREAIERDPAVAGLVDVLDVNVLNFILPQQVTDAINRKVAAQQDAIRAQFERQRVEELARANYTRTVLAALAEANATVARARAQAMQITLVANATRGAIEMIIRAAGANATEAARLAELYLYLSGLKEVAQAGNVQIVAISGGGAQIVPVVPIR, encoded by the coding sequence ATGGCGTACATCCCCGTGGAGGTGGGGAGGCCCCCCAAGATCCCCAAGAGGGCGGCCGCCGCCTTCGCCGTAGCCTCGGTGGCCCTAGTCGCCGCGGCGGTTGTCCTCGCCCTCTCCGTCTACACCCTGCCGGCGGGGGTGGTGGCAGTGGTGGTGGACCCCGTCTCTGGGACCATAAGCAAGCCCGTCATCGGGCCGGCCCTGGGCTTCAAAGCGCCTTGGGCCTACGTCATAAAGGACACCTACGCCATCGAGGTGATAGAGTTTGTCCAGAGGGAGAGGGCGTCGGGCCGCTGGACTTTCACAGCCCCGGAGGTCCTCACTAAAGACGGCGTGACGGTGACGGTGGAGATGGTGATTAGGTACAGGATAAAGCCCGAGCGCTTCGACGAAATCGTCAAGAAGTTCCCCGCGGTGGACTACGACGACAAGGTGCTGGTGCCCAAGGCGAGGCAGCTCATCCGCGACGTCATCTCGAAGGTGTCGCTGGACTACCTAATAGAGAACAGAGATGTGATAGCTAAACAGATAGAGCAACAGTACAGGGAGGCCATAGAGAGGGACCCCGCGGTGGCTGGGCTGGTGGACGTGCTCGACGTAAACGTCCTCAACTTCATCCTACCCCAGCAGGTCACAGACGCCATCAATAGGAAGGTTGCGGCGCAACAAGACGCCATAAGGGCCCAGTTCGAGAGACAGAGGGTGGAGGAGCTGGCCAGGGCGAACTACACCAGGACCGTCCTCGCCGCCTTGGCAGAGGCCAACGCCACCGTAGCCCGCGCCCGGGCCCAAGCCATGCAGATCACGCTGGTGGCGAACGCCACCAGAGGCGCCATAGAGATGATCATCAGAGCCGCAGGCGCCAACGCCACAGAGGCCGCGCGCCTCGCCGAGCTCTACCTCTACCTAAGCGGCCTCAAGGAGGTGGCCCAGGCCGGCAACGTCCAGATAGTCGCAATCTCGGGCGGGGGGGCCCAGATAGTGCCGGTGGTGCCCATAAGATGA
- a CDS encoding signal peptidase I, whose amino-acid sequence MRGWARELLWFVAIVVALVAYSAAAGVAWPIAVVSSYSMEPTLRVGDFVFLTGASCKSASPGDIVVYVARNPLWAGSWIIHRVYQKLTDVGCGLVTWGDNNPAPDQQAGEPLVTNNIIGKVLFTVPYVGVFPLVVRPQGVGGEAMAAWLGRLALFSAAVYLFYLYFREPRRGRRRRKAI is encoded by the coding sequence GTGAGGGGGTGGGCTAGGGAGCTTCTGTGGTTCGTGGCCATCGTCGTGGCTCTTGTGGCCTACTCGGCGGCGGCGGGGGTGGCCTGGCCCATAGCGGTGGTGTCGTCGTACTCCATGGAGCCCACGCTGAGGGTCGGCGACTTCGTCTTCCTCACCGGCGCCAGCTGCAAGAGCGCGTCGCCGGGGGATATCGTGGTCTACGTGGCCAGGAACCCGCTGTGGGCCGGGAGTTGGATCATCCACAGGGTCTACCAGAAGCTCACCGACGTGGGGTGCGGCCTGGTGACCTGGGGCGACAACAACCCAGCCCCCGACCAGCAGGCGGGGGAGCCCCTGGTGACCAACAACATAATTGGGAAGGTGCTCTTCACGGTGCCCTACGTGGGGGTGTTCCCCCTCGTGGTGAGGCCCCAGGGGGTTGGCGGCGAGGCCATGGCGGCTTGGCTGGGGAGGCTGGCGCTCTTCTCGGCGGCGGTCTACCTCTTCTACCTCTACTTCAGAGAGCCCAGGCGGGGTAGGAGGAGGAGAAAAGCTATATAG
- a CDS encoding ABC transporter permease, whose translation MISPLYALYKREVLRLLRSRYMWLMVAAQPILWVVFFGNSLAGLPRGFLAQYFGVENYLAYMIPGMASIVMLTTGMFASMSLVFDKRVGYLRRVLVTPTPKTAVFLAKALGAATRGLLTIPVILAVGAAFGVRYNINPAALALWAAALAAAGMGFAALFTALSVNTTDVHAPGVISNFITMPLMFTSSALFPRQFFPDWLKAISEVNPLTYLTELGREALVYGAPPSPTAALATAAFAAATLTAGVIAVEKWLNAD comes from the coding sequence ATGATCTCCCCCCTCTACGCCCTCTACAAGAGGGAGGTCCTCCGCCTCCTCAGGAGCAGATACATGTGGCTCATGGTGGCGGCCCAGCCCATCCTCTGGGTGGTCTTCTTCGGCAACAGCCTGGCGGGCCTCCCCCGGGGCTTCCTCGCCCAGTACTTCGGCGTTGAGAACTACCTGGCCTACATGATACCCGGCATGGCCTCCATAGTCATGCTCACCACCGGCATGTTCGCCTCCATGAGCCTAGTCTTCGACAAGAGGGTGGGGTACCTAAGGAGGGTCCTGGTGACCCCCACCCCCAAAACCGCCGTCTTCCTCGCCAAGGCCCTAGGCGCCGCCACCCGCGGCCTCCTCACGATACCCGTCATACTGGCGGTCGGCGCCGCCTTCGGCGTGAGGTACAACATAAACCCAGCCGCCCTAGCCCTCTGGGCCGCCGCACTAGCCGCCGCAGGCATGGGCTTCGCCGCCCTCTTCACAGCCCTCTCGGTAAACACCACAGACGTCCACGCCCCCGGCGTAATAAGCAACTTCATCACCATGCCCCTCATGTTCACCTCCAGCGCCCTATTCCCACGCCAGTTCTTCCCAGACTGGCTAAAGGCCATAAGCGAGGTGAATCCCCTTACATACCTCACAGAGCTCGGCCGCGAGGCCCTCGTATACGGCGCCCCCCCAAGCCCCACAGCCGCCCTAGCCACAGCCGCCTTCGCCGCCGCCACCCTAACCGCCGGCGTCATAGCAGTAGAGAAGTGGCTCAACGCAGATTAA
- a CDS encoding PaREP1 family protein has product MEFVEIKIPKPVYELLSRRGVDVEAEVLDKLLSELDPPEEAAERVRLAERLYAEAVQYVERGDPVQASEKLYKAAEECVKALATWFKTPEAAEARREGRWRTKLLARAAKTLSAVLNQPQINIGWSVAYDLHVHEAALAVEHVKAAAPQIEKLLETARALLRSSHT; this is encoded by the coding sequence GTGGAGTTTGTAGAAATCAAGATCCCGAAGCCGGTCTACGAACTGCTGTCTAGACGCGGCGTTGACGTAGAGGCCGAGGTTTTAGACAAGTTGCTGTCTGAACTGGATCCGCCTGAGGAGGCGGCTGAGAGGGTTAGGCTGGCAGAGAGGCTCTACGCCGAGGCCGTGCAGTACGTCGAGAGGGGCGACCCCGTGCAGGCAAGCGAGAAGCTGTATAAAGCCGCTGAGGAGTGCGTAAAGGCTCTGGCTACGTGGTTCAAGACTCCGGAGGCGGCTGAGGCGAGGAGAGAGGGGAGGTGGCGGACTAAGCTCCTGGCCAGAGCGGCGAAGACCCTCAGCGCCGTGTTGAACCAGCCCCAGATCAACATCGGCTGGAGCGTGGCGTACGACCTACACGTCCACGAGGCCGCGTTGGCTGTAGAACACGTCAAAGCCGCCGCGCCGCAGATAGAGAAGCTCCTGGAGACGGCTAGGGCCCTGCTACGGAGCTCTCACACGTAG